In Zunongwangia profunda SM-A87, the following proteins share a genomic window:
- a CDS encoding M56 family metallopeptidase has translation MLQYCVQVIVFQFLFWLVYEIILKRTTFFAYNRWYLLLSFSLSLILPLLKFDLFYDVVSPERLSAFRAQKILDITAPEIKSEASRNSIISKQNFIDWWEVTYVIGVVISAIFLSLKLFKLKSLFTQNLKSTEGQFRIIELPQTKTAFTFFKTIFLGNELSASERDQILEHEKVHAKQLHSLDLLFFEVFKVIFWFNPLVYVYQSKIAMIHEYLADNESVKKTSKSNYFQHLLNANFGSEDLIFSSHFLNNSSLKKRIKMIQKKQSRSLAKLQYLIAIPLTFAMLVFVANVSANTIRNKVSEAISTSKANKNSTAVTTERITENSENQPIDIPFAVVDQIPLFKGCEDVSEAGQKNCTVQKISDFVDDEINKNLSEELKNKELQRIVVQFKISVSGNVEAARARAINAGNDREALEMAAVKAVEALPQFIPGEHKSEKVNVIYSLPIILNGEM, from the coding sequence ATGTTGCAGTATTGTGTTCAGGTGATCGTGTTCCAGTTTTTATTCTGGCTGGTGTACGAGATTATTTTAAAACGAACTACTTTTTTTGCTTATAATCGCTGGTATTTGCTGCTTTCTTTTAGTTTGTCGCTAATTTTACCTTTACTGAAATTCGATCTTTTTTATGATGTGGTTTCTCCAGAAAGGCTAAGCGCTTTTAGGGCGCAAAAGATTTTAGATATTACCGCACCTGAAATAAAATCAGAAGCCAGCCGAAATTCGATAATTTCGAAGCAAAATTTTATAGACTGGTGGGAGGTAACTTATGTGATTGGAGTTGTGATAAGCGCAATCTTTTTAAGCCTGAAATTGTTTAAATTGAAGTCACTTTTTACACAAAATCTTAAAAGTACTGAAGGTCAATTTAGAATTATAGAGTTACCGCAAACAAAAACTGCTTTTACCTTTTTTAAGACCATTTTTCTGGGAAATGAGCTTTCAGCATCAGAGCGAGATCAGATCCTGGAGCACGAAAAAGTGCATGCCAAACAATTACATAGCCTGGATTTGCTGTTCTTTGAGGTTTTTAAGGTTATTTTTTGGTTTAATCCGTTGGTGTACGTTTACCAGTCTAAAATTGCGATGATCCACGAGTATCTCGCAGATAACGAGTCGGTAAAAAAGACTTCGAAATCTAACTATTTTCAGCATTTATTAAATGCAAATTTTGGTAGTGAAGATCTTATCTTTTCCAGCCATTTTCTTAATAATTCATCATTAAAAAAACGCATCAAAATGATACAAAAAAAACAAAGCCGTTCTTTGGCTAAACTTCAATATTTAATAGCTATTCCGTTAACTTTTGCCATGTTGGTTTTTGTGGCCAATGTTTCAGCAAATACGATTCGGAATAAAGTTTCTGAAGCGATATCAACTTCTAAAGCAAACAAAAATAGTACAGCAGTTACCACTGAAAGAATTACTGAAAATAGCGAAAATCAGCCGATAGATATTCCTTTTGCAGTGGTAGATCAAATTCCCCTTTTTAAGGGTTGTGAAGATGTTTCTGAAGCAGGCCAAAAAAATTGTACCGTGCAAAAGATCAGCGATTTTGTTGATGACGAAATCAATAAAAATCTAAGTGAGGAGCTGAAAAATAAAGAGCTGCAACGAATTGTTGTTCAGTTTAAAATTTCTGTTTCAGGAAATGTCGAAGCGGCAAGGGCAAGGGCGATTAATGCCGGCAATGATCGTGAAGCTTTAGAAATGGCCGCGGTTAAGGCTGTAGAAGCGCTTCCGCAGTTTATCCCGGGAGAACATAAGTCTGAAAAGGTAAATGTGATTTATTCGCTACCAATTATTTTAAATGGAGAAATGTAA
- a CDS encoding M56 family metallopeptidase, with the protein MWRYIIQIIVFQLVFLLVYESFLKKETFFTANRWYLLLTPVLSLILPFASFTALSEVVPASAVTAINNTIKLPEVFIGTQQPTVEQLPTVHIKAEKTAAVNWWLVVYALGSFTSFVLFLKRWRVIGKLFQFKAEDKKDFKIVEIPNSRMAFTFLKTVFLGSDISAKEREHILEHELIHVSQKHSLDLLFFEILKVLVCFNPLVYLFQNRIAALHEFIADEAVVKKTSKKHYFNQLLNSAFETQNLSFTNQFFNQSLIKKRIVMLQKNKSTTIAKFKFLLVVPVLAMMLIYVSCSDERDVSSDDPTGDIDNLISKIQNKDNLSEDEKIELVKVLQAVEEKMEGTSFKEKNKVYEVRGWADTNDVPFAVIEEVPVFPGCADLKTNNERKSCMSEKITQYVVNNFDTGIGKDILDEGEITRVIVQFKINASGDVTEIKARAPHPDLEMEAKRVINSLPRMQPGKQRGKAVGVVYSLPIVFQNGGDTPGAVGETVSDLPPPPPPEAQASK; encoded by the coding sequence ATGTGGCGGTATATTATTCAGATTATAGTTTTTCAACTGGTATTTTTACTGGTGTACGAATCTTTTCTAAAAAAAGAAACTTTTTTTACGGCGAACCGTTGGTATCTCTTGCTAACACCTGTACTATCCTTAATATTGCCATTTGCAAGTTTTACTGCATTATCTGAAGTTGTACCTGCATCTGCCGTCACGGCAATTAATAATACCATAAAATTACCCGAAGTTTTTATAGGGACTCAACAGCCAACAGTAGAGCAATTGCCTACAGTACATATTAAAGCTGAAAAGACAGCGGCAGTAAATTGGTGGTTGGTAGTTTATGCTCTGGGTAGCTTTACTAGCTTTGTTTTATTCTTAAAAAGATGGCGAGTTATAGGGAAGTTATTTCAGTTTAAAGCTGAAGATAAAAAAGACTTTAAAATTGTTGAAATTCCCAATTCCAGAATGGCATTTACATTTTTAAAAACTGTATTTCTAGGTAGCGACATTTCAGCAAAAGAACGCGAACATATCTTGGAGCATGAGCTTATTCATGTATCGCAAAAACATAGCCTGGATCTATTGTTTTTCGAGATCTTAAAAGTGCTGGTTTGTTTTAATCCTTTAGTTTATCTTTTTCAGAATAGAATAGCCGCACTTCACGAATTTATAGCCGATGAAGCAGTCGTAAAAAAAACCTCTAAAAAGCATTATTTTAATCAGTTGCTTAACAGTGCTTTTGAAACTCAAAATCTCTCATTCACCAATCAATTTTTTAATCAATCATTAATCAAAAAACGAATAGTTATGTTACAAAAAAATAAATCTACAACAATCGCAAAATTCAAGTTTTTACTGGTAGTACCGGTACTGGCTATGATGTTGATTTACGTATCCTGTTCAGATGAACGTGATGTATCCTCAGATGATCCAACAGGAGATATCGATAATCTTATTTCAAAAATTCAAAATAAGGATAATCTTTCTGAAGATGAAAAGATCGAACTAGTAAAGGTGTTACAAGCAGTCGAAGAAAAAATGGAAGGGACTAGTTTCAAAGAGAAAAATAAAGTATATGAAGTTAGAGGGTGGGCAGATACCAATGATGTTCCATTCGCGGTTATCGAAGAAGTTCCTGTATTTCCCGGCTGTGCAGATTTAAAAACTAACAACGAGCGTAAGTCTTGTATGAGTGAAAAAATAACACAATACGTGGTCAATAATTTTGATACTGGCATAGGTAAAGATATTTTAGATGAAGGAGAAATCACTCGTGTGATCGTACAGTTTAAAATCAATGCATCAGGAGATGTTACTGAAATTAAAGCTCGAGCACCACATCCAGACCTAGAGATGGAAGCAAAACGTGTTATAAATAGCCTTCCTAGAATGCAGCCAGGTAAACAAAGAGGAAAAGCTGTTGGGGTTGTTTATTCCTTGCCTATAGTGTTTCAAAATGGGGGAGATACTCCAGGAGCAGTTGGTGAAACAGTAAGTGATTTGCCACCGCCACCGCCACCAGAAGCGCAGGCTTCAAAATAA
- a CDS encoding BlaI/MecI/CopY family transcriptional regulator, with product MKQLTKAEEEIMQILWQLKEANVATIIEEMPEPKPAYNTVSTIVRILENKEFVDHRKKGKGYIYFPVVAKDTYSDQSMTKLINNYFNGSFKSMVSFFMKKNEMDTKDLEAILKEINKDDK from the coding sequence ATGAAGCAGTTAACAAAAGCAGAAGAAGAAATTATGCAAATTCTCTGGCAATTAAAAGAAGCCAATGTTGCCACAATAATCGAGGAGATGCCAGAGCCGAAACCGGCTTACAATACCGTTTCAACCATTGTAAGAATTTTGGAAAACAAAGAATTTGTAGATCATCGTAAAAAGGGGAAAGGATACATCTATTTTCCTGTTGTAGCGAAAGATACCTATAGCGACCAGAGTATGACCAAGCTTATCAATAACTATTTTAATGGATCTTTTAAAAGCATGGTTTCCTTTTTTATGAAAAAGAACGAAATGGATACTAAGGATCTAGAAGCCATTTTAAAAGAGATCAATAAAGACGATAAATAA